A region of Centropristis striata isolate RG_2023a ecotype Rhode Island chromosome 17, C.striata_1.0, whole genome shotgun sequence DNA encodes the following proteins:
- the LOC131989001 gene encoding macrophage mannose receptor 1-like, whose translation MLVLFLLLTAGPGLCVRDYYFIGEQKNFSEAQRFCRHRFSDLATIDGNEDVDILNMIATQEVPHAWIGLYDSVDSWKWSLSDTSFYRAGEEEFRRWKPGQPSNALGVEHCTVILTDGLWYDVSFTASRRAVCSDVTGQDVTFVLTDDHMTWAKAQSYCRKHHTDLASVRNQAENQKVQELVQAAGGDRKAFIGLYRDSWKWSDGSNSSFRYWISGEPNGYNENCAAADFSSYSGQWADVTCDQRLPFICNGPAKCIFELYDESEDES comes from the exons aTGTTGGTGCTTTTTCTGCTCCTGACGGCTGGGCCAG gcctgTGTGTGCGTGACTATTACTTCATTGGAGAACAGAAGAACTTTAGTGAAGCACAGCGTTTCTGCAGACACAGGTTCTCAGACCTGGCCACCATAGACGGCAATGAGGACGTGGACATCCTCAACATGATAGCAACACAAGAAGTCCCT CACGCCTGGATCGGCCTGTACGACAGCGTGGACAGCTGGAAGTGGTCGCTGTCAGACACAAGCTTCTAccgagcaggagaggaggagttcagacGGTGGAAACCAGGACAACCAAGCAATGCTCTAGGTGTAGAACACTGCACAGTGATTTTAACAGATGGACTATGGTACGACGTCAGCTTCACAGCCAGCAGACGGGCCGTCTGCTCTGATGTCACAG GGCAGGATGTGACATTTGTCCTCACTGATGACCACATGACCTGGGCCAaggcccagagctactgcagaaaacaccacacagacctggccagtgtgaggaACCAGGCAGAGAACCAGAAGGTCCAGGAGCTGGTTcaagcagcaggaggagatcGAAAAGCCTTTATTGGCCTCTacagagactcctggaagtggtccGATGGAAGCAACTCCTCCTTCAGATACTGGATCTCAGGGGAACCTAATGGTTACAATGAGaactgtgcagcagcagatttcagCTCCTACTCTGGACAATGGGCGGACGTGACCTGTGACCAGAGGTTGCCTTTCATTTGCAACGGTCCAGCTAAGTG catcTTTGAACTATATGATGAGAGTGAGGATGAGTCTTAA